One Eriocheir sinensis breed Jianghai 21 chromosome 32, ASM2467909v1, whole genome shotgun sequence genomic region harbors:
- the LOC127006366 gene encoding FH2 domain-containing protein 1-like isoform X1 has product MDSRIGLDYIVENKEYTTKLAAALDTNNVTIKKQVFELLSALCVYNSDGYHRTLDALDHYKTLKGERYRFKVVVSELKGAASGDYQTALIAFVNCLIISTPGLHDRMRLRNEFIGLKILDVINKLRQSVAGESDLAVQLDVFEEQRETDEAQLTGPHDVDLSSPLDVFYAILRQVADTPQEAPFLAVLQHLLSIDPREAMSDVVWDTAERLLHRATLLEDARESARLLRAPSHRSLTKLKGEAARCLCSCHRDDPKSRKASLATLGPSPCSPPPPPDGPAPPPPPPMPPGGPPPPPPPPLPPGCGPPPPPPPPGGPPPPPPPPGGPPPPPPPGGGPPPPPGPPPPPGGGGRAAPPPPPKQKIRLPQMETPKPRAKMKTFNWNKIPDAKVLSDQDNVWTTLARQHQHSPKAALDWAELEGLFCQASSPAPPNPRGPRDSTHGPRPDDPAEKRRRENAEVINILDGKRSLNINIFLKQFRVPNEEIKEMIKNGEHADIGAEKLRGLLKILPESDEIEMLRSFEGDVTKLGNAEKFLLMLMDVPQYKLRIEAMLLKEEFEATMDQIEPSVNAVIYAARDLLTNPHLHELLYMVLVAGNFLNSGGYAGNAAGMKLSSLQKLTDIRSNKPGITLLHYVVQQAERKDTDLLKFPDELSCLEEATKTSMDQLMNEMKQLDTRIAKISQQLQAPSTSPDIVKQMGNFLQVASKDLSLLKEGVEEVERVRKEVAEYFCEDSMAFKLEECFRVLYTFCSRFRLAITENERRKKQEEQAEIRRRTREENAVKRRSSSQAGQPRPGSFSGSETEVSVVENLLSDIRSGFTQRKAAEIALNKNKRGKKLEVWQNGVPTSEDELSLCNSPRLTRRRMGSFSGPMAPQGEGQGGDSPDVTPNGSLRRRRSRVPSEEDDNKLMDFLHTGGHDGSRERKSWSGVAEGYGSLDRSFVRRMRGGGRTRPNLLLSEVSDRERPSSPSTSSPLTTPLDKPGGPPDQNRPSKNWRQKIESWFKENEREERQSEELKRRLHQHRKSLDLDTALDEGGGGGVVAPPSPLSTLPEDRPTDTTDRTTGYRRVYEDWRPSGGKNDQTRAMESIEEAQSPLPTKEKDKSPWRKSNLNVANSSEAATPSTTSTTTSTASPSTTSTLTSASRRLKRLRSRSNIEPGQVVQANQAFKEEDEEGVEDGESSRRSSLIKTLGRTDAGDTLKLYIRRPSQEDDEELEEEEGGGKEGHGGRKKTAPSGSPAAPGKGSSPPSRSEQLIQKYKNSVDVSADVLRSIDEAEPRAPRNTAAGRRGERRTPAPPAASGASVRSALQQRLRDNLQPRLAGAMRSLGPDHEEEEAPRPPSVPRHLRRSSREEPDGGGGGGGEGEKLDKIDIDAENIETPPATRRALGGRSFRGLSSEGRRALAGEVRRGSAPRAAVDSSEGEGGASEAESRGAQRFRRLADLARDGDSETENMLARQGRDPPTAVASPPASPPADDDEGLGDGRFDRFSSVRKTLRHRRDGRPGQDGAAEDSATRLQRWQQQQQQQQQEEEGGKSPDSWRDKLARRFRPGEKYEVAAAAAATTPRAPASERLPRRNKEAAAINTRGSFRGLSSSASGGGGEEGERRRSAFGEGAARGVGKLFSRLEGGQARRATQDPAPKAAAAAAPRGSLASARSGSRSSLRSSRSSLTSAASVSTVRPARPPSRSASASSVSGAGGSAAPRGSAGGAARGLGLRGLGRAGRGGGEDFEVTQSSPATPKGEAAPAAFPEHGRSSGSLPSSGGAATPARPLSRADSARSTGSLSKQSSEGSLRPAVRSASSAAASRAKRPLAPAQVRPLAAADNRARPAGGGGGRAGGAKVRRGDSGSSKENLSRSSSGNSRAPPPGPAPAPPRPGSAQRRAATAGKSGGSSGGTARKGGALPAFMRPTTSSSSKGGVDGGQALPRGRTRGTPATSRTSLK; this is encoded by the exons atggaTTCAAGAATAGGATTAGATTATATCGTTGAGAACAAGGAATACACGACGAAATTGgccgcag CGCTGGACACAAACAACGTCACCATTAAGAAGCAAGTTTTCGAGCTGCTGTCCGCTCTATGTGTCTACAACAGCGATGGCTACCACAGGACCCTCGACGCCCTGGACCACTACAAG aCGCTGAAGGGGGAGCGATACCGGTTCAAGGTGGTGGTTAGCGAGTTGAAGGGCGCCGCCTCGGGGGACTACCAGACCGCCCTTATCGCCTTCGTCAACTGTCTCATCATCTCCACCCCGGGCCTGCATGACCGCATGAGACTCAGAAATGAGTTCATAG gtCTCAAGATACTGGACGTCATTAACAAACTCAg gcaaaGCGTCGCGGGGGAGAGTGACTTGGCGGTTCAGCTTGACGTGTTTGAGGAGCAGCGCGAGACGGACGAGGCGCAGCTGACGGGGCCTCACGACGTGGACCTCTCCTCGCCCCTCGATGTCTTCTACGCCATTCTGCGACAG GTGGCGGACACGCCGCAGGAGGCGCCCTTCCTGGCCGTGCTGCAGCACCTGCTGAGCATTGACCCGCGCGAGGCCATGAGCGACGTGGTGTGGGACACGGCGGAGCGGCTGCTGCACCGCGCCACGCTGCTGGAGGACGCGCGCGAGTCCGCCAGGCTGCTGCGCGCGCCCTCCCACCGCTCGCTGACCAAGCTGAAGGGCGAGGCGGCGCGCTGCCTCTGCTCCTGCCACCGCGACGACCCCAAGTCCCGCAAGGCGTCCCTGGCCACGCTCGGCCCGTCGCCTTGCTCGCCCCCGCCGCCCCCGGACGGCCccgcgccgcccccgccgccccccatGCCCCCTGGaggaccgccgccgccgccaccgccgcccttGCCGCCTGGGTGtgggccgccgccgcccccgccgccgcccggaggacccccacccccgccgccgccgccaggagggccgccgcccccgccaccccCAGGGGGAgggccaccgccgccgcccggccccccgccgcccccgggTGGAGGGGGACGCgcggcgccgccgccgccgcctaagCAGAAGATCCGCCTGCCGCAGATGGAGACGCCCAAGCCGCGCGCCAAGATGAAGACCTTCAACTGGAACAAGATTCCCGACGCCAAG gttCTCTCCGACCAGGACAACGTGTGGACGACCCTCGCGCGCCAGCACCAGCACAGCCCTAAGGCGGCGCTGGACTGGGCCGAGCTGGAGGGGCTCTTCTGCCAAGCCTCCTCACCCGCGCCGCCCAACCCCCGCGGACCCAGGGATTCCACCCACGGCCCCCGCCCCGACGACCCCGCGGAGAAGAGGCGGAGGGAGAATGCGGaggta atCAATATTCTCGACGGAAAGCGATCCCTCAACATCAACATCTTCCTCAAGCAATTCAGAGT GCCTAACGAGGAGATCAAGGAGATGATTAAGAACGGGGAACACGCGGACATCGGCGCGGAGAAGCTGCGTGGCCTGCTAAAGATCTTGCCGGAGAGCGACGAGATTGAGATGCTGCGTAGCTTCGAGGGTGACGTGACCAAGCTGGGCAACGCTGAAAAGTTCCTGCTTATGCTCATGGACGTTCCGCA GTACAAGCTGCGCATCGAGGCCATGTTGCTGAAGGAGGAGTTCGAGGCTACCATGGACCAGATCGAGCCCAGCGTCAACGCCGTCATCTACGCCGCGCGGGACCTGCTGACCAACCCGCACCTCCACGAACTGCTCTACATGGTGTTGGTGGCAGGGAACTTCCTCAACAGC GGCGGGTACGCGGGCAACGCCGCGGGCATGAAGCTGTCCTCACTGCAGAAGCTGACCGACATACGCTCCAACAAGCCGGGCATCACGCTGCTTCATTACGTGGTGCAG caaGCAGAGAGGAAGGATACCGACCTGCTGAAATTCCCTGATGAACTATCCTGCTTAGAAGAGGCAACCAa aaCCTCCATGGATCAGCTGATGAACGAAATGAAACAGCTGGACACACGCATCGCTAAGATCTCCCAACAGCTCCAGGCGCCCTCCACCTCGCCCGACATAGTGAAGCAGATGGGAAACTTTTTGCAG gTTGCCTCTAAGGACCTCTCGCTGCTGAAGGAGggcgtggaggaggtggagagggtacGCAAGGAGGTGGCGGAGTATTTCTGCGAGGACTCCATGGCGTTCAAATTAGAGGAGTGTTTCCGGGTCCTCTATACTTTCTGCAGCAG gtTCCGTTTGGCCATCACGGAGAATGAGCGTCGCAAGAAGCAAGAGGAACAGGCGGAGATTCGTAGGAGGACCAGGGAGGAGAACGCGGTGAAGAGACGGTCATCCTCACAAG CAGGTCAGCCGCGCCCGGGATCGTTCAGCGGGTCAGAAACGGAGGTCAGTGTGGTTGAGAACTTACTGTCCGATATCCGCTCCGGGTTCACGCAGAGGAAGGCGGCGGAGATTGCTTTAAataag aacaaGCGCGGGAAGAAGCTGGAGGTGTGGCAAAACGGCGTGCCCACCTCGGAGGACGAGCTCTCCCTCTGCAACTCCCCCAGGCTGACCAGACGCAGAATGGGCTCCTTCTCCGGCCCCATGGCGCCCCAGGGGGAGGGTCAAGGGGGTGATTCTCCGG ACGTGACCCCCAACGGCAGCCTGCGTCGCCGCCGTTCTCGTGTGCCCAGTGAGGAAGACGACAACAAGCTGATGGACTTCTTGCACACCGGAGGCCACGACGGGTCCAGGGAACGCAAGTCGTGGTCCGGCGTGG ctGAGGGCTACGGCTCCCTGGACCGCTCGTTCGTGCGTCGTATGCGTGGCGGGGGGCGGACCAGACCCAACCTGCTGCTGTCGGAGGTGTCGGACCGCGagcgcccctcctccccctccacctcctcgcccCTCACCACGCCCCTCGACAAGCCAGGCGGCCCCCCCGACCAGAACAGACCCAG CAAGAACTGGCGGCAGAAAATTGAGTCGTGGTTTaaggagaacgagagggaggaacGGCAGTCGGAGGAGCTTAAGAGACGCCTTCACCAGCACCGCAAATCCCTCGACCTCGACACTGCCCTgg ACgaaggtggaggcggcggcgtggtggctcccccctcccccctctccaccctcccGGAAGACCGCCCGACGGACACCACGGACAGGACAACAGGTTACCGACGCGTCTACGAGGATTGGCGACCGTCGGGAGGGAAGAACGACCAGACGAGGGCGATGGAGTCGAtagaag aGGCCCAATCCCCACTGCCCACGAAGGAGAAGGACAAATCCCCGTGGAGGAAGAGCAACCTGAATGTGGCAAACTCCAGCGAggccgccaccccctccaccacctccaccaccacctccaccgcctccccctccaccacctccaccctgaCCTCGGCGTCCAGGAGGCTCAAGCGGCTGAGGTCAAGGTCAAACATCGAGCCGGGTCAAGTGGTGCAGGCGAACCAG gccttcaaggaggaggacgaggagggtgtGGAGGACGGGGAGAGCAGCCGCAGATCCTCCCTCATCAAGACCCTGGGCCGCACTGACGCTGGAGACACCCTCAAGCTTTATATACGGCGGCCGTCccaag AAGACGacgaggaattggaggaggaggagggcggagggaaggaggggcacggggggaggaagaagactgCCCCCTCCGGCTCCCCCGCCGCCCCCGGCAAGGGGTCGTCGCCCCCGAGCCGCTCCGAACAGCTCATCCAGAAATACAAGAACTCCGTGGACGTGTCGGCCGACGTGCTGCGATCCATTGACGAG gCTGAGCCTCGCGCCCCCCGCAACACCGCCGCGGGTCGCCGTGGGGAGCGCCGCACTCCTGCGCCGCCCGCCGCCTCCGGGGCCTCGGTGCGGTCGGCGCTGCAGCAGCGACTGCGGGACAACCTGCAGCCGCGCCTGGCGGGGGCCATGCGCTCCCTGGGGCCCGAccacgaggaagaggaagccccccgccccccctccgtGCCCCGACACCTGCGGCGGTCCTCGCGCGAGGAAcccgacggcggcggcggcggcggtggagaggGCGAGAAGCTGGACAAGATCGACATCGACGCCGAAAACATCGAGACGCCGCCGGCCACGCGGCGCGCGCTGGGCGGCCGCAGCTTCCGCGGCCTGAGCAGCGAGGGGCGGCGTGCCCTGGCGGGCGAGGTGCGGCGGGGCTCCGCGCCGCGTGCCGCTGTGGACAGCAGCGAGGGCGAGGGCGGCGCCAGCGAGGCGGAGAGCCGCGGGGCGCAGCGCTTCCGGCGGCTGGCGGACCTGGCGCGCGACGGCGACAGCGAGACGGAGAACATGCTGGCCCGGCAGGGGCGCGACCCCCCCACCGCCGTGGCCTCGCCTCCCGCCTCGCCGCCTGCCGACGACGACGAGGGCCTCGGCGACGGCCGCTTCGACAGGTTTTCGTCGGTGCGCAAGACGCTGCGTCACCGGCGGGACGGGCGGCCCGGCCAGGACGGCGCCGCGGAGGACAGCGCGACGCGGCTGCAGcgctggcagcagcagcagcagcagcagcagcaggaggaggagggcggcaagTCCCCGGACTCGTGGCGCGACAAGCTGGCGCGGCGGTTCCGTCCCGGCGAGAAGTacgaggtggcggcggcggcggcggcaacgaCGCCTCGCGCCCCCGCCTCGGAGCGGCTGCCGCGCCGCAACAAGGAGGCCGCAGCCATCAACACACGCGGCTCCTTCCGCGGCCTGAGCTCCTCggcgagcggcggcggcggggaggagggagagaggcggcgCTCGGCGTTCGGCGAGGGCGCGGCGCGGGGCGTGGGCAAGCTGTTCTCCCGCCTGGAGGGAGGACAGGCGCGCCGCGCCACGCAGGACCCCGCCCCCAAGGCAGCCGCCGCCGCAGCCCCCCGCGGGTCCCTGGCGTCGGCGCGCTCTGGCTCCCGCTCCTCCCTGcgctcctcccgctcctccctcacctccgccGCCTCCGTCAGCACCGTGCGCCCCGCGCGCCCACCATCACGCTCTGCCTCCGCCAGCAGCGTCTCGGGGGCCGGCGGCTCGGCCGCCCCGCGGGGGTCggcgggcggcgcggcgcggggccTGGGACTGCGGGGCCTGGggcgggcggggcgaggcggcggcgaggACTTCGAGGTAACGCAGAGCTCCCCCGCCACGCCAAAGGGGGAGGCCGCCCCAGCGGCCTTCCCAGAGCACGGCCGCTCCTCGGGGTCCCTTCCAAGCTCCGGGGGGGCGGCCACCCCCGCCCGCCCCCTGTCCCGGGCTGACTCCGCGCGCTCCACGGGGTCCCTCAGCAAGCAGTCCAGCGAAGGGTCGCTGCGACCCGCCGTACGCTCCGCCAGCAGCGCCGCCGCGTCCCGCGCCAAGCGGCCCCTCGCCCCGGCGCAGGTGCGCCCCCTCGCCGCCGCGGACAACCGCGCACGGccagcgggcggcggcggcggacgtGCGGGCGGCGCCAAGGTGCGGCGCGGCGACTCCGGCAGCAGCAAAGAAAACCTGAGCCGCTCCTCCTCCGGGAACAGCCGCGCGCCGCCCCccggccccgcccccgcccctcccAGGCCCGGCTCAGCGCAGCGCAGGGCCGCCACGGCGGGCAagagcggcggcagcagcggggggACGGCCAGGAAGGGGGGCGCCCTACCCGCCTTCATGCGGCccaccacgtcctcctcctccaaggggGGCGTCGACGGGGGGCAGGCGCTCCCCCGGGGCAGGACCCGCGGCACCCCTGCCACCTCCCGCACCTCCCTCAAGtag